CGGCATCGGCGATCTGCGCGGCATCCGCGACCGGCTCCCCCACCTCTCGGGACTCGGCGTGGACGCGGTGTGGCTGACTCCCTTCTACGCCTCACCCCAGGCGGACGGCGGCTACGACGTCTCCGACTACCGTGCCGTCGACCCGCTCTTCGGCACCCTCGACGACGCCGACGCCCTGGTCAGGGAGGCGCACCGGCTGGGGCTCCGGGTGATCGTGGACATCGTCCCGAACCACACCTCCGACCGGCATGCCTGGTTCCGCTCCGCCCTGGCGGGCGGCCCGGAGCGGGCGCTCTACCACTTCCGGCCCGGCAGGGGCGAGCACGGCGAACTGCCCCCCAACGACTGGGAGTCGGTGTTCGGCGGCCCCGCCTGGACCCGTACGGCGACCCCGGACGGCAAGGGGGGCACAGAGTGGTACCTGCACCTCTTCGCCCCCGAGCAGCCCGACCTCAACTGGGAGCATCCCGCCGTGCGCGAGGAGTTCGACGCGGTCATGCGCTTCTGGCTGGACCTCGGGGTCGACGGCTTCCGCATCGACGTCGCCCACGGCATGGTCAAGGCCGACGGGCTGCCCGACATCGGAGCCCGCGAGCAGGCCAAGATGATCGGTGCCCAGGTGCTGCCCTTCTTCGACCAGGACGGCGTCCACGAGATCCACCGCTCCTGGCGGCGGCTGCTCGACGGCTACGGCGGAGAGCGCATCGGCGTGGCCGAGGCCTGGGCGCCCAGCCCGGAGCGGCTCGCGCTCTATGTGCGCCCCGACGAGCTGCACCAGGCGTTCAACTTCCAGTTCCTGCGCTGCCCCTGGGACCCACAGCGGATGCGGGAGGTCGTCGAGGCGTCGCTGGCGGCGACCGCGTCCGTCGGCGCCCCCACCACCTGGGTGCTGTCCAACCACGACGTGCCCCGGCACACCACGCGCTACGGCGGCGGGCCGGTGGGCCTGCGCCGGGCCCGGGCCGCGGCGCTGCTGATGCTGGCGCTGCCCGGGTCCGTGTACGTCTACCAGGGCGAGGAGCTGGGCCTGCCCGAGGTCCTCGATCTGCCGGACGAGGTGCGCCAGGACCCGTCGTTCTTCCGCGCGGAGGGCCAGGACGGCTTCCGCGACGGCTGCCGGGTCCCGATCCCCTGGACCCGCTCGGGCCCGTCGTACGGCTTCGGCAGCGGCGGCAGCTGGCTCCCGCAGCCCGCCGAGTGGGCCGAGCTCAGCGTCGAGGCGCAGACCGGGGTGCCCGGCTCCACCCTGGAGCTCTACCGGGCCGCTCTCGCGCTGCGGCGCGAGCACCCGGGGCTGGGCGCCGGCGCGGACGTCACCTGGCTCGACGCCCCCGAGGGAGTGCTGGCCTTCGCCCGTGACGGGTTCGTCTGCACGACGAACACGCGTGGCACCGGCGTGCGGCTCCCCGTTCCCGGAAGGTGCCTGCTGTCCTCCGCGCCACCCGAGCTCGGCGGCGGGACGGCGGTGCTTCCCGCCGACTCGACCGTCTGGTGGGCAATCTGACATGCGACCGGTACAGTCCAATCCCATGACCGCACGGCTTGCCGACATCGCAGCCCAGGCGGG
The Streptomyces tirandamycinicus DNA segment above includes these coding regions:
- a CDS encoding glycoside hydrolase family 13 protein; the encoded protein is MTQELGTTTTPQIAPVAPVTPVTPVTPVTPVAQIGPVAPAAPVAPVAQTSPTSTVTPVAPVTPVAPVSQTTAVSPVPQAPRTARPGDWWRDAVIYQVYVRSFADADGDGIGDLRGIRDRLPHLSGLGVDAVWLTPFYASPQADGGYDVSDYRAVDPLFGTLDDADALVREAHRLGLRVIVDIVPNHTSDRHAWFRSALAGGPERALYHFRPGRGEHGELPPNDWESVFGGPAWTRTATPDGKGGTEWYLHLFAPEQPDLNWEHPAVREEFDAVMRFWLDLGVDGFRIDVAHGMVKADGLPDIGAREQAKMIGAQVLPFFDQDGVHEIHRSWRRLLDGYGGERIGVAEAWAPSPERLALYVRPDELHQAFNFQFLRCPWDPQRMREVVEASLAATASVGAPTTWVLSNHDVPRHTTRYGGGPVGLRRARAAALLMLALPGSVYVYQGEELGLPEVLDLPDEVRQDPSFFRAEGQDGFRDGCRVPIPWTRSGPSYGFGSGGSWLPQPAEWAELSVEAQTGVPGSTLELYRAALALRREHPGLGAGADVTWLDAPEGVLAFARDGFVCTTNTRGTGVRLPVPGRCLLSSAPPELGGGTAVLPADSTVWWAI